In one window of Tellurirhabdus rosea DNA:
- a CDS encoding ATP-grasp domain-containing protein, whose amino-acid sequence MSQLSFLCVSTYFKGEAFLRACKELGNTVYLLTVEKLANSPWPFEAIDEVFYLPSEANTSENLDRMVVGFAHLLRSRKIDRVVALDDFDVEKAALLRETFRLPGMGQTTARYFRDKLAMRTRATAAGIRCPAFSSLFHDQSITDFLNATHGPWLIKPRSEASTTGIKKVHSLDEAWEVIHGLGDSRHQFLIEQFKPGRVFHVDALSVEKKPVFARVSQYLATPMEVAHGGGVFRTAVLPFDDPETAALKKLNEAVLDAFGLQFSASHSEYIHCHDDGQYYFLETSSRVGGAHIAEMVEASSGISLWREWARLETAMALNLPYVVPPDQKAYAGLIVSLARQQWPDLSVFSDNEIEWRINKEYHVGLIVKSPDRDRVLELLDQYMHRIYDEFHASAPVPDKPTN is encoded by the coding sequence ATGAGTCAGCTTTCTTTTCTATGCGTATCTACCTACTTCAAAGGCGAGGCATTTCTGCGGGCCTGCAAGGAGCTCGGCAATACGGTTTACCTGCTTACGGTCGAAAAACTGGCGAATAGCCCGTGGCCGTTCGAGGCGATTGACGAAGTGTTTTACCTCCCTTCCGAAGCCAATACAAGCGAAAATCTGGACCGGATGGTGGTTGGATTTGCTCACCTTCTGCGTTCGAGAAAGATTGACCGGGTGGTGGCCCTGGATGATTTTGATGTCGAAAAAGCGGCGCTGCTCCGGGAAACCTTCCGGCTGCCGGGCATGGGACAGACAACGGCGCGGTACTTTCGGGACAAACTGGCCATGCGGACCCGGGCTACTGCCGCGGGCATTCGCTGTCCGGCCTTCAGCAGCCTGTTCCACGACCAGAGCATTACGGACTTTCTGAACGCCACCCACGGACCCTGGCTCATCAAGCCCCGGTCGGAGGCGTCCACCACCGGAATCAAGAAGGTTCATTCACTGGATGAAGCCTGGGAGGTGATTCACGGGCTGGGCGACAGCCGGCACCAGTTTCTGATCGAACAGTTCAAGCCGGGGCGGGTCTTTCACGTCGATGCGCTGTCGGTGGAAAAGAAACCCGTCTTTGCGCGCGTCAGCCAGTACCTGGCGACGCCGATGGAGGTGGCGCATGGCGGCGGAGTGTTCCGGACGGCTGTTCTGCCCTTCGACGACCCCGAAACCGCGGCGTTAAAAAAGCTCAACGAAGCCGTGCTGGATGCGTTTGGATTGCAGTTCAGCGCCTCGCATTCGGAATACATCCACTGTCACGACGACGGGCAGTATTATTTTCTGGAAACTTCGTCCCGCGTCGGCGGCGCGCACATCGCGGAGATGGTGGAAGCCTCCTCGGGCATCAGTCTGTGGCGGGAATGGGCCCGGCTCGAAACGGCGATGGCGCTGAATCTGCCCTACGTGGTGCCGCCGGACCAGAAAGCCTATGCCGGGCTGATTGTCTCGCTGGCCCGCCAGCAGTGGCCGGACCTGTCCGTTTTTTCGGACAACGAAATCGAATGGCGCATCAATAAAGAATACCACGTCGGACTTATCGTCAAATCGCCGGACCGGGACCGGGTGCTGGAACTGCTCGACCAGTACATGCACCGGATTTATGACGAATTTCACGCCTCCGCCCCCGTACCGGATAAACCTACCAACTAA
- a CDS encoding HAD family hydrolase has protein sequence MNVANLKLIAFDADDTLWVNEPNYINVEKRIHAILAAHTDAETISRHFYHAQIRNLRIFGYGAKGYMLSMIETAIELTGGEVTGHEIQQIIDTGKELIHYPIELLPGVRETLETLHGHYELMVLTKGDLFDQESKIARSGLGPFFSHVEIVSEKNEPTYQRLLSRYAIRPEEFLMIGNSLKSDVLPVIHIGGQAVHIPYEITWGHEQVSDEQLLGKNFLNLSAMTELLSYFGHISTTAIQKPDSHHADLRNAG, from the coding sequence ATGAACGTAGCCAATCTGAAACTCATCGCCTTCGACGCCGACGACACGCTCTGGGTCAACGAGCCCAATTACATCAACGTCGAAAAGCGCATTCATGCCATCCTGGCCGCCCATACGGATGCCGAAACGATTTCCCGGCACTTCTACCATGCCCAGATCAGAAACCTCAGGATTTTTGGGTACGGTGCCAAAGGTTACATGCTGTCGATGATCGAAACGGCCATCGAGCTAACCGGCGGCGAAGTGACGGGCCACGAAATTCAGCAGATTATTGATACCGGCAAGGAACTCATCCACTACCCGATTGAACTGCTGCCGGGCGTTCGGGAGACGCTCGAAACCCTGCACGGCCATTACGAACTGATGGTGCTGACCAAAGGCGATTTGTTCGATCAGGAAAGCAAAATTGCCCGCTCCGGGCTGGGCCCTTTTTTTTCGCACGTGGAAATCGTGAGCGAAAAAAACGAGCCGACCTACCAGCGGCTTTTAAGCCGTTATGCCATCCGCCCCGAGGAGTTTCTGATGATCGGAAATTCGCTAAAATCGGACGTTCTGCCGGTTATTCACATTGGCGGCCAGGCCGTTCATATTCCGTACGAGATCACCTGGGGCCACGAGCAGGTGAGCGACGAGCAGCTGCTGGGAAAGAATTTTCTGAACCTGTCGGCCATGACGGAGTTGTTATCCTATTTCGGACACATTTCGACAACCGCGATTCAAAAACCGGATTCACACCATGCAGACCTTCGCAACGCTGGCTGA
- a CDS encoding MaoC family dehydratase yields the protein MQTFATLADLTEHKGRELGTSDWLTITQEMINQFAEATGDRQWIHTDPERAARESPFKAPIAHGFLTLSLAPKLLNEIFRVDSVRMAVNYGTNKVRFTNPVPAGSRLRMKAWLHHVEPQHPGTADSDEGSNGVRAITECVFEVDGQDKPACVAELVSLLFE from the coding sequence ATGCAGACCTTCGCAACGCTGGCTGATTTGACGGAACACAAAGGCCGGGAACTGGGCACCAGCGACTGGCTCACCATCACCCAGGAAATGATCAATCAATTTGCCGAGGCAACCGGCGACCGCCAGTGGATTCATACCGACCCCGAACGGGCCGCCCGCGAGTCGCCCTTCAAGGCGCCCATTGCGCACGGCTTTCTGACCCTTTCGCTGGCTCCTAAGCTATTGAATGAAATTTTCCGGGTCGATTCGGTGAGGATGGCCGTCAATTACGGGACGAATAAAGTTCGCTTTACCAACCCCGTTCCCGCGGGCAGCCGGCTGCGGATGAAAGCCTGGCTGCACCATGTCGAACCGCAGCACCCCGGAACGGCGGACAGCGACGAAGGCTCCAACGGTGTCCGGGCCATTACCGAGTGCGTCTTCGAGGTAGACGGGCAGGATAAGCCCGCCTGCGTAGCGGAGCTGGTGAGCCTCCTGTTTGAGTAG
- a CDS encoding DEAD/DEAH box helicase, with the protein MEITSFEDFKLNRQLLNAVGETGYEHPTPIQQKAIPLVMAGHDLLGIAQTGTGKTAAYLLPLLMKIKYAQGQHPRALILAPTRELVMQIAAAVAELGKYTDIRHVALYGGLGPKTQIEAIQQGVDLVVSTPGRFLDLYLKGELVTKQLTTMVLDEADKMMDMGFMPQIRRILEVIPLKRQNLLFSATFPAKVEELSHEFLEFPTRVEVTPQASTADMVSQKIYEVPNLKTKINLLAGLLSDAGTFNRVIVFVRSKETAENVFKFLERKVVEEGQIRVLHANKGQNVRINSMEAFREGNVRVLVATDVVARGIDVELVSHVINFDVPLIYEDYVHRIGRTGRANRTGEAITFVTMAEEYHIKKIEGIIKQTIPREPLPADLEVTETPFDESQAMLREVDSQRKKEDPTFKGAFHEKKNVPPAKKPGAKGKPRTGGAPSGRSGARSGSRSTGRKSSGTRGRK; encoded by the coding sequence ATGGAAATTACATCCTTTGAGGATTTCAAGCTGAACCGGCAGTTGCTGAATGCGGTCGGGGAAACGGGTTACGAACACCCGACGCCCATTCAGCAGAAAGCCATTCCGCTGGTGATGGCCGGGCACGATCTGCTCGGCATTGCCCAGACCGGCACGGGCAAAACGGCGGCCTACCTACTGCCGCTGCTGATGAAAATCAAATACGCGCAGGGTCAGCATCCCCGCGCGCTCATTCTGGCCCCCACACGCGAACTCGTGATGCAGATCGCCGCCGCCGTGGCCGAACTGGGCAAATACACGGATATTCGGCACGTCGCCCTGTACGGCGGCCTGGGGCCCAAAACCCAGATTGAAGCCATTCAGCAGGGCGTAGACCTCGTTGTGTCGACGCCGGGCCGCTTTCTGGACCTTTACCTGAAGGGCGAGCTGGTGACCAAACAGCTCACGACGATGGTGCTCGACGAGGCCGACAAGATGATGGACATGGGCTTTATGCCGCAGATTCGCCGGATTCTGGAGGTGATCCCCCTGAAACGGCAAAATCTGCTGTTTTCGGCCACCTTCCCGGCCAAAGTGGAGGAGCTTTCCCACGAGTTTCTGGAGTTTCCGACCCGGGTGGAAGTCACGCCCCAGGCTTCGACGGCCGATATGGTCAGTCAGAAAATCTACGAGGTTCCGAACCTGAAAACCAAGATCAACCTGCTGGCGGGCCTGCTGTCCGATGCCGGGACGTTCAACCGGGTAATCGTTTTTGTGCGGTCCAAAGAAACGGCCGAAAACGTCTTTAAATTTCTGGAACGAAAGGTAGTAGAGGAGGGGCAGATTCGGGTGCTGCACGCCAACAAAGGGCAAAATGTCCGGATCAACTCCATGGAAGCGTTTCGGGAAGGCAACGTGCGCGTTCTGGTCGCCACGGATGTCGTCGCCCGGGGAATCGACGTCGAGCTGGTCAGCCACGTGATCAACTTCGATGTGCCGCTCATCTACGAAGATTACGTCCACCGCATCGGCCGGACGGGACGGGCCAACCGCACCGGCGAAGCGATTACCTTCGTAACGATGGCCGAAGAGTACCATATCAAAAAGATTGAGGGCATCATCAAGCAGACCATCCCGCGGGAACCGCTGCCCGCCGACCTGGAGGTGACCGAAACGCCGTTTGACGAAAGCCAGGCCATGCTTCGGGAAGTCGACAGCCAGCGCAAGAAAGAAGACCCGACGTTCAAAGGGGCTTTCCACGAGAAGAAAAACGTTCCGCCGGCGAAGAAGCCGGGTGCCAAAGGCAAGCCGCGGACGGGCGGGGCTCCGTCCGGACGTTCGGGCGCGCGCTCGGGCAGCCGGAGTACCGGGCGAAAATCATCCGGGACCAGAGGCCGAAAGTAA
- a CDS encoding tetratricopeptide repeat protein: protein MLTSARPVDTGGVRPVRESIPEMAAPAKTFEELRMLPLFGEGPKSPDHIEWEIRFLSDCDQNFSSREEASQFFAARGWDYLAEGKLDTATYRFNLAYILNPRNADSFWGLGVVTYQRGQLPEAIHLLKKGIDVVDTNAVLITDLATVQLKLFEEKQEKDLLNEAISWLDRSASLDPSYANTFSYLSWAHYLQSDYSKAWASLHRARALDLSSIDVTYLRQLIEKMPDPQDFFK from the coding sequence ATGCTGACTTCAGCCCGGCCCGTTGATACGGGTGGTGTCCGGCCCGTGCGGGAATCCATTCCTGAAATGGCCGCGCCAGCGAAGACGTTTGAAGAACTACGGATGCTCCCGCTCTTCGGCGAAGGACCCAAATCTCCCGACCATATCGAATGGGAAATCCGCTTTCTGAGCGATTGTGACCAGAATTTTAGCAGCCGCGAGGAAGCCAGCCAGTTCTTTGCCGCCCGGGGCTGGGACTATCTGGCGGAGGGCAAGCTCGATACGGCCACCTATCGATTCAACCTGGCCTACATCCTCAACCCCCGGAATGCGGATTCATTCTGGGGCCTGGGAGTGGTCACCTACCAGCGCGGCCAGTTGCCGGAAGCTATTCATTTGCTGAAAAAAGGCATTGACGTGGTTGATACCAACGCCGTCCTGATTACCGACCTGGCTACGGTTCAGCTAAAGCTGTTCGAAGAAAAGCAGGAAAAGGACCTGCTGAACGAGGCTATCTCCTGGCTCGATCGCTCGGCCAGCCTCGACCCCAGTTACGCCAATACGTTCAGTTACCTGTCCTGGGCACACTACCTTCAGTCTGATTATTCCAAGGCCTGGGCGAGCCTTCACCGTGCGCGTGCGCTGGACCTCTCCTCCATCGATGTCACCTATCTGCGCCAGCTGATCGAGAAAATGCCTGATCCTCAGGACTTTTTCAAATAG
- a CDS encoding CsgE family curli-type amyloid fiber assembly protein, translated as MSRLRIILGLFFICLFGSIQAQDLTTLSDEEMNGTLKEGTLVEDGNSSLILDNTRTKIGRDFYETFYRQWSATSVPVATELPGDSIETGARRPDVFNQEEFLITIEEVPTPNVGTTIVTITINDQLLWQQFLQARLDIIEALATNAVEVVTQYVANYQEIQAQMNSADQSGTGIF; from the coding sequence ATGAGCCGTTTACGCATAATCCTTGGGCTTTTTTTCATCTGCCTTTTCGGATCAATTCAGGCGCAGGACCTCACTACACTAAGTGATGAGGAGATGAACGGCACGCTCAAGGAAGGGACTCTGGTGGAAGACGGAAACTCCAGCCTCATTCTGGATAATACCCGAACCAAGATCGGGCGGGATTTTTACGAAACCTTCTACCGGCAATGGTCAGCCACCTCGGTTCCGGTAGCCACTGAGCTTCCGGGTGATTCGATAGAAACCGGCGCCCGAAGACCGGACGTGTTCAACCAGGAAGAATTTCTAATTACCATCGAGGAAGTTCCGACGCCCAACGTGGGAACCACCATTGTCACCATCACTATAAATGACCAGCTGCTCTGGCAGCAGTTTTTGCAGGCGCGCCTGGATATTATCGAAGCCCTGGCGACCAACGCCGTCGAGGTAGTCACGCAATATGTAGCGAACTATCAGGAAATTCAGGCCCAGATGAATAGTGCGGACCAGTCAGGAACCGGAATATTTTAG
- a CDS encoding curli production assembly/transport component CsgF, producing MRKRLLFCALVLLAGFSSRAQQLVYRPLNPAFGGNTFNYQWMLSGATAQDTYKDPASQTTGQGGSLGRQSTTPLEDFSTNLQRQILNRISRDLLDSQFGENGLQEGTFQYGDLQVTVSNAAEGVLIRIVDGSGGETTITVPYF from the coding sequence ATGAGAAAACGATTACTCTTTTGTGCGCTTGTACTGCTCGCGGGCTTTTCTTCCCGTGCCCAACAACTGGTTTACCGGCCCCTGAACCCGGCTTTTGGCGGCAATACCTTTAACTATCAGTGGATGCTCAGCGGGGCAACAGCTCAGGACACCTATAAAGACCCGGCCAGTCAGACCACCGGTCAGGGCGGTTCTTTGGGTCGCCAGTCAACGACTCCTCTGGAAGATTTCTCGACAAACCTGCAGCGTCAGATTCTGAACCGGATCAGCCGGGACCTCCTCGACAGCCAGTTTGGTGAAAATGGCCTACAGGAAGGCACCTTTCAGTATGGAGACCTTCAGGTTACCGTTTCCAATGCGGCAGAAGGGGTTCTCATTCGAATTGTGGACGGCAGCGGCGGCGAAACAACCATCACCGTACCTTATTTCTGA
- a CDS encoding CsgG/HfaB family protein, whose translation MIQYFQRAAAVLGVVAAAVLLEGCAAYFNQPTRPQPARLGEETAVTSELRKLPLPREKVVAAVYKFRDQTGQYRPSETGANWSTAVTQGATNILLKALEESGWFVPIERENVSNLLNERKIVRSSMAQYKNEAELLPPLLFAGIILEGGIVSYDANIITGGAGLRYFGTGASAQYRQDRVTVYLRAVATKSGKILKTVYTSKTLFSQTVGANVFRFVRFKRLLEAETGYSTTEPSQMAVTEAIEKAVHSLILEGIRDNLWTVDEKQAKAAQEALAEFDTEKSVMSETDIYGGRDVVDPSRITLQPYVSALRYQGDYLTQGNQTGYGLTGELYVTPSFGLQVNAGLGSMGSEGRFRQSISTLEANLIYRPQAFRRVTPLFYAGAGVVSMRGERPISFLGERFWKVSGGVGAEYSLNNVIGLRATAEFHQPLTDKLDGRVIGRYYDYYWRGSLGASLYISRSGRRASSLKKAK comes from the coding sequence ATGATTCAATATTTTCAAAGAGCCGCAGCAGTGCTGGGGGTGGTCGCTGCCGCCGTTCTGCTGGAGGGTTGCGCTGCCTATTTTAACCAGCCCACCCGGCCCCAGCCCGCCCGCCTTGGTGAAGAAACGGCCGTTACCAGCGAATTGCGCAAACTCCCGCTTCCCCGGGAGAAAGTGGTCGCCGCCGTTTACAAGTTCCGTGACCAGACAGGCCAGTATCGTCCTTCGGAAACGGGCGCCAACTGGTCTACCGCCGTCACGCAGGGGGCCACTAATATCCTGCTGAAAGCCTTGGAGGAAAGCGGCTGGTTTGTTCCCATCGAACGCGAAAACGTCAGTAACCTGCTGAACGAACGGAAGATCGTCCGGTCCAGCATGGCTCAGTATAAAAACGAAGCCGAACTGCTTCCCCCGCTGCTGTTTGCCGGTATTATTCTCGAAGGCGGCATTGTCTCCTACGACGCCAATATCATTACGGGCGGAGCGGGCCTGCGCTACTTCGGCACGGGCGCGTCTGCCCAGTATCGGCAGGACCGCGTAACGGTCTACCTCCGGGCGGTAGCCACCAAATCCGGAAAAATTCTAAAAACGGTTTATACCTCCAAAACACTCTTCTCGCAGACGGTAGGTGCCAACGTCTTCCGATTTGTGCGCTTCAAACGCCTGCTGGAAGCGGAAACCGGATACTCTACCACTGAACCGTCGCAAATGGCGGTAACGGAAGCCATCGAGAAAGCCGTCCATTCCCTGATCCTCGAAGGCATCCGCGACAACCTGTGGACAGTGGATGAAAAGCAGGCGAAAGCCGCTCAGGAAGCGCTGGCGGAATTCGATACGGAGAAATCCGTCATGAGCGAAACCGATATCTACGGTGGCCGCGACGTGGTCGATCCCTCCCGCATTACGCTCCAACCCTACGTGTCGGCTCTGCGCTACCAGGGCGACTATCTCACCCAGGGTAACCAGACGGGGTATGGCCTGACCGGCGAACTTTACGTCACGCCCTCATTTGGTCTGCAGGTCAATGCCGGACTAGGCTCGATGGGAAGTGAGGGGCGCTTTCGGCAGTCCATCTCCACGCTGGAAGCAAACCTGATTTACCGGCCGCAGGCTTTCCGGCGCGTTACGCCGCTGTTCTACGCCGGGGCGGGGGTCGTGAGTATGCGCGGCGAACGGCCCATCAGTTTCCTCGGGGAACGATTCTGGAAAGTCAGCGGCGGAGTTGGTGCCGAATACTCGCTCAATAACGTCATCGGGCTCCGCGCCACGGCCGAATTCCATCAGCCGCTGACGGACAAGCTGGACGGACGCGTAATCGGCCGGTATTACGATTATTACTGGCGCGGCTCGCTGGGCGCTTCGCTCTACATAAGTCGGTCCGGACGCCGGGCTTCCAGTCTGAAAAAGGCGAAGTAA
- a CDS encoding carboxypeptidase-like regulatory domain-containing protein, with the protein MKPFFTYFLLLAAVLTGLWGCNEDFSVEPVIYSAVRGKVQFDQTRLPAKGVSVRLSPTGRTVETDSTGTFRFDTIAAGRYTVQASLPGYSTEFITVEVEAERVAVITLNLKTDRSQNRPPNAPTLVAPALGSDTSGTKVKLKWKATDPNRDTLTYTINLIREGDTQPTSYTTAADSLEVTGLRYATTYYWQVLANDGTNDPTSSPLWSFRTRAFPDLQYVFARRVNGQFQIFASNAGTDNIQLTDVGGNWRPIVSPNGERIAFISNREGDPHIYVMNRDGSNARRITGTPITSVAPTTELSFCWSPDGTQILYPSNNRLYIVSATGTFGEGFRTVVTAPDGRFFAGCDWTEQGNRIVARVITADFYDNEIWLYTPEGAGYNQRPLFGRRPGGRISNPVFSLNGRTVMFSYDTENLQTSQPLGLQENASIFLFDINSSSLLNVSNPQQGGGGGGQGGGKPKGFNDLEPRFSPNGARIIFTYISATGTGARTIWAMDVTGQNRTQLIADGENPDWR; encoded by the coding sequence ATGAAACCCTTCTTTACTTATTTTCTTCTGTTGGCGGCGGTGCTGACGGGATTGTGGGGATGTAACGAGGATTTTTCCGTTGAACCGGTAATCTACAGTGCCGTTCGGGGAAAAGTTCAGTTTGATCAGACCCGCCTGCCGGCCAAAGGTGTTAGCGTGCGTTTAAGCCCTACCGGACGCACCGTGGAAACAGACAGTACCGGTACTTTCCGTTTCGATACCATTGCGGCCGGACGGTATACGGTTCAGGCCAGCCTGCCGGGTTACAGCACCGAGTTTATTACGGTGGAGGTCGAAGCCGAGCGCGTCGCGGTCATCACGCTCAATCTGAAGACCGACCGCAGCCAGAACCGGCCACCCAACGCGCCGACGCTTGTGGCTCCTGCGCTGGGTTCAGATACATCAGGCACCAAGGTCAAGCTAAAGTGGAAAGCCACGGACCCTAACCGGGATACCCTGACGTATACCATAAACCTAATTCGTGAAGGGGATACTCAGCCTACATCCTATACTACGGCTGCCGATTCGCTGGAAGTAACGGGTCTGCGGTACGCAACCACTTACTACTGGCAGGTGCTGGCAAACGACGGCACCAACGACCCCACCAGCAGCCCGCTCTGGTCGTTCCGCACCCGGGCTTTCCCGGACCTGCAGTACGTTTTTGCCCGCCGGGTGAACGGTCAATTCCAGATTTTTGCCTCGAATGCCGGCACCGATAACATCCAGCTTACCGATGTGGGCGGAAACTGGCGACCCATCGTCAGTCCGAACGGTGAACGGATTGCCTTTATTTCCAACCGGGAAGGCGACCCGCATATTTACGTCATGAACCGGGACGGCAGCAATGCCCGCCGCATCACCGGCACGCCGATTACCAGCGTCGCCCCAACCACGGAGCTTTCGTTCTGCTGGTCGCCGGACGGCACGCAAATCCTCTACCCGAGCAATAACCGGCTTTATATCGTTAGCGCAACCGGAACGTTTGGCGAGGGCTTCCGGACGGTCGTGACCGCTCCGGACGGACGCTTCTTCGCCGGTTGCGACTGGACCGAGCAGGGCAACCGGATTGTCGCCCGGGTGATAACCGCCGATTTCTACGACAACGAAATCTGGTTGTACACGCCGGAAGGTGCCGGGTATAACCAGCGGCCGCTTTTCGGCAGAAGACCGGGCGGACGGATTAGCAACCCCGTGTTCTCGCTGAATGGACGGACCGTTATGTTTTCGTACGATACAGAAAACCTCCAAACCAGCCAGCCTCTTGGTCTCCAGGAAAACGCCAGCATTTTTCTTTTTGACATCAATTCCAGTTCGTTGCTTAACGTCTCAAATCCGCAGCAGGGCGGTGGTGGCGGCGGTCAAGGCGGTGGCAAACCAAAAGGTTTCAATGATCTGGAGCCTCGCTTCTCCCCGAACGGTGCCCGCATCATCTTCACTTACATCAGCGCTACTGGAACGGGTGCACGGACGATTTGGGCTATGGATGTCACCGGTCAGAACCGGACGCAGTTGATTGCAGACGGCGAAAATCCGGATTGGCGGTAA
- a CDS encoding LytR/AlgR family response regulator transcription factor, whose protein sequence is MFQLLNQPYPLEENPWVRLRRTALIGLFVGLFLLIFQPFGLQLWRTDYKAAKILGFGVITAVMTAGSYFVPAWIWPAQFREERWTVGREIFWVTTNIMLIALANQLYLNWLIGKYTHPFGWLGTILVTYLIGVFPTGASVIANYIIRLKRYAGEAATVPVHAVHPVAEQQTRPLTLTAENGKDTLSLPPACLLYIESSDNYSTVVYLKEDKLAKTLLRSSLSRLEGQINEPDIVRCHRSYLVNLELVEKVTGNAQGYKLHLLDGQAQVPVARRYNESLIARLKELS, encoded by the coding sequence ATGTTCCAATTACTGAACCAGCCGTATCCGCTTGAAGAAAACCCCTGGGTCCGACTGCGCAGGACGGCATTAATCGGTTTGTTTGTCGGCCTGTTTCTCCTCATTTTTCAGCCTTTCGGGCTACAGCTCTGGCGAACCGATTATAAAGCAGCCAAGATTCTGGGTTTTGGTGTCATTACGGCGGTTATGACGGCCGGAAGCTATTTTGTCCCGGCCTGGATATGGCCCGCGCAGTTTCGGGAGGAGCGCTGGACGGTCGGCCGGGAAATCTTCTGGGTGACAACCAACATCATGCTCATTGCGCTCGCCAACCAGCTTTATCTGAACTGGCTGATCGGCAAATATACCCATCCCTTCGGCTGGCTGGGAACCATACTGGTCACCTACCTGATCGGTGTCTTTCCCACCGGTGCCAGCGTGATTGCCAACTACATCATTCGGCTCAAACGGTATGCGGGCGAAGCGGCCACGGTGCCTGTTCACGCGGTGCACCCGGTCGCCGAGCAGCAGACCCGGCCGCTGACGCTGACCGCGGAGAACGGAAAGGACACCCTTAGCCTGCCTCCCGCCTGTCTGCTGTACATTGAATCGAGCGACAACTATTCGACGGTGGTTTATCTGAAGGAAGATAAACTGGCAAAAACCTTACTCCGGAGCAGCCTGAGCCGTCTGGAGGGGCAAATCAACGAGCCGGATATTGTGCGCTGCCACCGTTCTTACCTGGTGAATCTGGAACTGGTCGAAAAAGTGACGGGCAACGCCCAGGGCTACAAACTGCATCTGCTCGACGGGCAGGCCCAGGTGCCGGTTGCCCGGCGCTACAACGAGAGCCTGATTGCCCGACTGAAGGAATTGTCCTGA
- a CDS encoding rhomboid family intramembrane serine protease: protein MSITLAIIVITVLVSVYGFSNQSFLDTMVLNPPRVFRGQWYRLITSGFVHADMGHLIFNMISLYFFGRLIEMIFNALFGTSGPIWLLGFYLLSIVVANLPSLFRHRNHSSYNSLGASGGVSALLFSAILFQPLNPICVFLAICIPGFIFAAIYMAYSFYGSRTNMGYINHDAHLYGALFGVAFMVVVYPPVISLFVDQIASWRLF, encoded by the coding sequence ATGAGCATCACCCTCGCTATCATCGTCATTACCGTACTGGTTAGTGTATACGGTTTCAGTAATCAGTCCTTTCTGGACACGATGGTCCTCAATCCTCCGCGGGTTTTCCGTGGACAGTGGTACCGGCTCATCACGTCGGGGTTTGTCCATGCCGACATGGGGCACCTGATTTTCAATATGATCAGCCTTTATTTCTTCGGTCGGCTGATTGAAATGATTTTCAACGCGCTCTTCGGCACGTCGGGGCCAATCTGGCTGCTGGGCTTTTACCTGCTGTCGATTGTGGTGGCCAATCTGCCTTCGCTGTTCCGGCACCGCAACCACTCTTCCTACAATTCGCTGGGGGCTTCGGGCGGCGTGTCGGCTCTGCTATTCTCGGCCATTCTGTTTCAGCCGCTGAACCCCATCTGCGTTTTTCTGGCGATTTGTATTCCCGGCTTTATCTTCGCGGCCATCTACATGGCATATTCGTTTTACGGTTCGCGGACCAACATGGGGTACATCAACCACGACGCCCACCTGTACGGAGCTTTGTTCGGTGTCGCTTTCATGGTGGTGGTCTACCCGCCGGTTATCTCACTTTTTGTTGATCAGATTGCAAGCTGGCGTCTTTTCTGA